The Parvibaculaceae bacterium PLY_AMNH_Bact1 genome window below encodes:
- a CDS encoding amino acid ABC transporter substrate-binding protein (Derived by automated computational analysis using gene prediction method: Protein Homology.): MNNRLLPAVLALVVGLVAGFLLYPMFAGGGEETAPAVAASDDADPNAEPEPLPVVENRSTLDLVRARGYVRCGVSQGLPGFSNPNDSGDWSGIDVDVCRAVAAAVFGDADKSRYTPLSAKERFTALQSGEIDVLTRNTTWSLTRDTALGLDFVGVNYYDGQGFMVRKELGVKSVMELDGAVVCTNTGTTTELNVADFFRTNGLAYSIVAFEKSDEVVAAYDAGRCDAFTTDASGLYSERLKLADLNDHVVLPEIISKEPLGPAVRQGDDQWADIVRWSLFAMVEAEELGVTSKNAGEMRNTQNPAIRRLLGTEGAFGQNLGIPNDWAYKIITEVGNYGESFERGVGENTPLGIPRGLNALWKDGGLQYSPPIR, encoded by the coding sequence ATGAACAATCGGCTTTTGCCAGCGGTTTTGGCCCTGGTTGTTGGGCTTGTGGCGGGCTTTCTGCTGTATCCGATGTTTGCAGGTGGCGGTGAGGAGACTGCACCGGCTGTTGCAGCGAGCGATGACGCAGATCCGAACGCCGAACCTGAACCGCTTCCCGTGGTGGAGAACCGGTCGACCCTCGACCTGGTGCGTGCACGGGGCTATGTGCGCTGCGGTGTGAGTCAGGGCCTACCTGGATTTTCCAATCCAAATGACTCAGGTGACTGGAGCGGTATTGATGTCGACGTCTGTCGTGCTGTTGCCGCTGCTGTTTTTGGGGACGCGGATAAATCCCGCTATACACCCCTGTCTGCGAAGGAGCGATTTACCGCACTGCAATCTGGTGAGATTGATGTGCTGACCCGGAATACAACCTGGTCACTGACCCGGGATACCGCACTCGGTCTGGATTTTGTCGGGGTCAATTACTATGACGGCCAGGGTTTTATGGTTCGCAAGGAACTCGGTGTGAAGAGTGTTATGGAGCTGGATGGTGCGGTTGTCTGTACCAATACGGGCACCACGACCGAGCTCAATGTCGCTGACTTTTTTCGCACTAATGGATTGGCGTACTCAATCGTTGCTTTTGAAAAATCAGACGAGGTGGTTGCCGCCTATGATGCCGGGCGTTGTGATGCCTTCACGACGGACGCATCCGGTCTTTATTCGGAACGACTGAAGTTGGCTGATCTTAATGATCACGTGGTATTGCCCGAAATCATTTCCAAGGAGCCTCTTGGACCTGCTGTGCGCCAGGGGGATGATCAATGGGCCGACATCGTTCGCTGGTCGCTCTTCGCTATGGTTGAAGCAGAAGAGCTTGGCGTCACGTCAAAGAATGCTGGTGAAATGCGCAATACGCAAAACCCAGCTATTCGTCGTCTGCTGGGGACTGAAGGCGCTTTCGGCCAAAATCTCGGGATTCCCAATGATTGGGCGTACAAGATCATCACGGAAGTTGGAAATT
- the metC gene encoding cystathionine beta-lyase (Derived by automated computational analysis using gene prediction method: Protein Homology. GO_function: GO:0004121 - cystathionine beta-lyase activity [Evidence IEA]; GO_process: GO:0009086 - methionine biosynthetic process [Evidence IEA]) codes for MTKKKHQDTTIVTTGRDPHNNHGVINPPVYHASTILYPSVEALHARDAKVTYGRRGTPTTFAFQDAVAELEGGYRTLVTPSGLSACSIALLAHLKAGDHVLVTDSVYGPTRTFCDIVLKRYGIDVEYYDPVIGAGIAKLLRSETTVVYTEAPGSQTFEMQDIPAIAKAAHDAGVLVMMDNTWASPLFCNPFALGADVSIQAATKYIVGHSDVMMGTITTNESAWRATIKNHGAIGITAGPDDIYLALRGLRTLSVRLHRHMETGILLAKWLEDRPEVSRVLHPALPTDPGHEIWKRDFSGACGLFGVVLKPTSDKAVAAMLDHLELFGMGYSWGGYESLIIPADPASNRTATKWAPEGPLIRIHAGLEDPQDLIADLEAGFERLAKNP; via the coding sequence ATGACCAAAAAAAAGCATCAAGACACGACAATCGTCACAACAGGCAGAGATCCCCATAATAATCACGGGGTCATCAATCCACCTGTCTATCACGCGTCGACCATCCTATATCCCAGCGTCGAGGCCCTGCATGCACGAGATGCAAAAGTAACCTATGGCCGACGTGGCACACCGACGACCTTTGCGTTTCAGGATGCCGTTGCGGAACTGGAAGGTGGATATCGGACCTTAGTGACGCCTTCAGGGCTGTCGGCCTGTTCGATCGCACTCCTGGCACACTTGAAAGCCGGCGATCACGTTCTTGTCACCGACAGTGTTTATGGACCAACGCGCACTTTTTGCGACATTGTTCTCAAAAGGTATGGCATTGATGTTGAGTATTACGATCCCGTGATCGGTGCGGGCATCGCCAAGCTGCTCAGGTCTGAGACCACCGTCGTTTATACCGAGGCACCAGGATCGCAGACATTTGAAATGCAGGACATCCCGGCAATCGCCAAGGCGGCACATGATGCGGGCGTACTTGTCATGATGGACAATACATGGGCCTCACCCCTCTTCTGCAATCCCTTCGCCCTTGGTGCAGACGTCTCTATTCAGGCGGCAACGAAATATATTGTCGGCCATTCGGACGTGATGATGGGAACCATCACGACAAATGAGAGTGCCTGGCGCGCAACGATCAAAAACCATGGTGCAATTGGCATCACAGCGGGACCTGATGACATTTATCTCGCGCTCCGGGGCTTAAGGACTCTCTCCGTCCGGTTACACCGGCATATGGAGACAGGCATCCTTCTTGCGAAATGGCTTGAAGACAGACCGGAAGTGTCGCGCGTGCTGCACCCGGCACTGCCGACCGACCCAGGCCATGAAATCTGGAAGAGAGACTTTAGCGGCGCCTGCGGCTTGTTTGGCGTTGTCTTGAAACCAACGAGTGACAAGGCGGTCGCTGCCATGCTCGACCACTTAGAGCTGTTCGGGATGGGATATTCCTGGGGCGGATATGAAAGCCTGATCATCCCTGCAGACCCTGCCAGCAACCGAACGGCCACGAAATGGGCGCCGGAAGGCCCCCTGATCCGCATCCATGCAGGTCTTGAAGATCCTCAGGACTTGATCGCGGACCTAGAGGCAGGGTTCGAAAGGCTGGCAAAGAACCCATGA
- the modA gene encoding molybdate ABC transporter substrate-binding protein (Derived by automated computational analysis using gene prediction method: Protein Homology. GO_component: GO:0009897 - external side of plasma membrane [Evidence IEA]; GO_component: GO:0030288 - outer membrane-bounded periplasmic space [Evidence IEA]; GO_component: GO:0055052 - ATP-binding cassette (ABC) transporter complex, substrate-binding subunit-containing [Evidence IEA]; GO_function: GO:0015412 - ABC-type molybdate transporter activity [Evidence IEA]; GO_function: GO:0030973 - molybdate ion binding [Evidence IEA]; GO_process: GO:0015689 - molybdate ion transport [Evidence IEA]): MRATLFVACVSLVYFSLPAYGDGAACEPITIFAAASTTDVLEEIASEYEKETACSVSTVFAGSGTLARQIEAGAPADLFLSANADWAKWIANAGLIRPENKVDLLTNQLVFIVSARDPDARLNIQQAERLRNYLSNGKLAIGDPNTVPAGRYAQAVLRHFGLGGLGDGQVVRASSVRSAVTWVARGEARAGIVYRTDAAIEGEVRIAGSIPSVDGIDITYPLALVGRTPNNAAVGFFRYLQSYDAAAVFADHGFSRISAR, from the coding sequence ATGAGAGCAACTCTCTTTGTCGCATGCGTTAGCCTGGTTTATTTTTCCCTTCCAGCCTATGGGGACGGAGCTGCTTGTGAACCAATCACCATCTTCGCCGCCGCAAGCACGACGGATGTCCTAGAGGAAATTGCATCAGAATATGAAAAGGAAACCGCCTGCTCTGTTAGCACAGTATTTGCTGGGTCCGGCACATTAGCACGGCAGATAGAAGCAGGCGCCCCAGCCGACCTTTTTCTCTCTGCAAATGCGGATTGGGCGAAATGGATCGCGAATGCGGGTCTTATCCGTCCAGAAAACAAAGTTGACCTACTCACCAACCAGCTTGTGTTTATTGTCTCGGCGCGAGACCCAGACGCACGTCTCAATATTCAGCAAGCAGAACGCCTGCGGAATTATCTAAGTAATGGCAAGTTGGCAATTGGCGACCCAAACACGGTACCAGCTGGACGGTATGCGCAGGCTGTGTTGCGCCATTTCGGTCTAGGAGGCCTTGGGGATGGACAGGTTGTGCGTGCGTCATCCGTCCGGTCCGCCGTTACGTGGGTTGCTCGAGGTGAAGCCAGGGCTGGCATCGTTTATAGAACGGATGCAGCGATTGAGGGTGAGGTGAGGATCGCCGGCTCAATTCCCTCGGTTGATGGTATCGACATTACCTACCCACTTGCCCTTGTCGGTAGAACGCCCAACAACGCAGCTGTTGGCTTCTTCAGATACCTGCAATCCTATGATGCGGCAGCCGTCTTCGCTGACCATGGTTTCAGCCGGATATCTGCGCGGTGA
- the modB gene encoding molybdate ABC transporter permease subunit (Derived by automated computational analysis using gene prediction method: Protein Homology. GO_component: GO:0016020 - membrane [Evidence IEA]; GO_function: GO:0015098 - molybdate ion transmembrane transporter activity [Evidence IEA]; GO_process: GO:0015689 - molybdate ion transport [Evidence IEA]): MLELTNAEWVALSLSLKVALTGVIVSLPLGFVVAWVLARKNFPGKIILDGLVHLPLVVPPVATGYLLLVLLGINGPFGAWLNDQFGLRLVFTWQGAAIVAAVMGFPLLVRALRLSIEAIDTGLIHAARTLGASPSRVFVTIILPLVSPGLIAGSLLAFSRALGEFGATIAFVGNIPGETQTLPLALYSALQSPGGEEMGYRLVALSIVLAVVTLAASELLGRAVRKRLTGDA, translated from the coding sequence ATGTTGGAACTGACAAATGCAGAGTGGGTAGCGCTCTCCCTCTCCCTGAAGGTAGCCCTCACAGGCGTCATCGTCTCACTGCCTCTCGGCTTCGTCGTTGCTTGGGTCCTTGCACGCAAAAATTTTCCCGGAAAAATCATCTTAGACGGCCTCGTTCACCTACCGCTCGTCGTGCCGCCTGTCGCCACAGGCTATCTCTTGTTAGTTTTGCTCGGCATCAATGGCCCTTTTGGCGCGTGGCTGAATGATCAGTTCGGACTGCGTCTTGTATTTACCTGGCAGGGCGCAGCCATTGTCGCTGCAGTGATGGGCTTTCCCCTGCTTGTAAGAGCCCTGCGTCTCTCTATTGAAGCCATCGACACGGGGCTCATTCATGCAGCGCGAACGTTAGGCGCGTCTCCTTCACGTGTTTTCGTGACTATCATTCTACCCCTGGTCTCCCCGGGCCTGATCGCTGGCTCTCTCCTCGCGTTCTCTCGCGCATTAGGCGAGTTTGGTGCCACCATTGCATTCGTGGGAAACATTCCCGGCGAAACGCAAACCCTACCTCTTGCTCTCTACAGCGCGCTCCAGTCCCCAGGCGGAGAAGAGATGGGCTATCGATTGGTCGCACTCTCAATTGTGCTTGCTGTTGTCACCCTTGCAGCGTCTGAACTCCTTGGGCGCGCGGTGCGCAAGCGTCTGACGGGAGATGCTTGA
- the modC gene encoding molybdenum ABC transporter ATP-binding protein (Derived by automated computational analysis using gene prediction method: Protein Homology. GO_component: GO:0009898 - cytoplasmic side of plasma membrane [Evidence IEA]; GO_component: GO:0055052 - ATP-binding cassette (ABC) transporter complex, substrate-binding subunit-containing [Evidence IEA]; GO_function: GO:0005524 - ATP binding [Evidence IEA]; GO_function: GO:0015412 - ABC-type molybdate transporter activity [Evidence IEA]; GO_process: GO:0015689 - molybdate ion transport [Evidence IEA]), translating to MSSVLSISVQKQEGTFALDANLEASAGVTAIIGPSGAGKSMLLSTIAGLADPDKGYIRLDEQALFDAALNVNLSPEHRELGMVFQDARLFPHMTVKSNLTFSRRQTRAALSTLEEIVDLMDIGSLLPRRPHHLSGGEKQRVAIGRALLSAPAALLMDEPLASLDLARRREIMPFLERLRHRFDLPILYVSHNLDETLRLADSVIVIDQGKILARGSVEETLSRIDVQSLILGGAKTNDHPEPVTIVAATIGKRSEDGLFSIETPWGVLTAPNITGRYGDQVRLRIRARDIVLSTAEPTGLSIRNVIAGQVGTMTEAGNAQVDVLVRPSHDSNAQPVWARITRRAATELDLQPGRPIWALLKAVVLTSDIELEALR from the coding sequence ATGAGCAGCGTTCTTTCTATCTCGGTGCAGAAGCAAGAAGGAACGTTTGCTCTCGACGCTAACCTCGAAGCATCGGCGGGAGTAACCGCCATTATCGGTCCATCGGGCGCTGGCAAAAGCATGCTCCTCTCAACCATTGCTGGTTTGGCTGATCCCGACAAAGGGTACATACGGTTAGATGAGCAAGCTCTCTTTGACGCTGCGCTAAACGTCAACCTGTCTCCGGAACACAGGGAGCTAGGGATGGTCTTCCAAGACGCACGCCTCTTTCCCCATATGACGGTGAAATCCAACCTGACCTTTTCTCGAAGGCAGACTCGCGCCGCCCTCAGCACGTTGGAGGAGATCGTTGATCTTATGGACATCGGTAGTCTTCTTCCACGCCGTCCACATCACTTGTCTGGTGGCGAAAAACAGCGAGTTGCCATCGGACGTGCGCTTCTCTCTGCACCGGCTGCTCTTTTGATGGACGAGCCCCTCGCCAGTCTTGATCTGGCGCGTCGACGTGAGATCATGCCGTTTCTAGAGCGTTTGCGGCATCGCTTTGATTTGCCGATTCTCTATGTCAGCCACAATTTGGATGAGACCCTGAGGCTTGCTGACAGCGTTATTGTGATAGATCAGGGGAAAATCCTTGCGCGCGGCAGCGTCGAAGAAACCTTGAGCCGGATCGATGTTCAGTCATTAATCCTCGGCGGCGCAAAAACAAACGACCATCCAGAACCCGTGACGATTGTAGCTGCCACCATAGGAAAACGATCTGAAGACGGCTTGTTCTCCATCGAGACACCATGGGGGGTGCTGACCGCCCCAAATATCACCGGGCGTTACGGCGACCAGGTAAGGCTTCGTATTCGCGCCCGAGACATCGTCCTTTCAACGGCTGAACCAACAGGCCTATCAATCCGCAATGTCATCGCAGGACAGGTCGGCACAATGACTGAAGCCGGAAACGCTCAGGTAGATGTTCTTGTGCGACCATCACACGATAGTAACGCTCAGCCCGTCTGGGCGCGGATCACGAGACGCGCAGCCACAGAATTGGATCTGCAACCTGGTCGCCCGATCTGGGCACTCCTGAAGGCTGTTGTTCTTACATCTGATATTGAGCTGGAAGCCCTTCGATGA
- a CDS encoding acetyl-CoA carboxylase biotin carboxyl carrier protein subunit (Derived by automated computational analysis using gene prediction method: Protein Homology.), producing the protein MAQVEVKSEITGKVWKIETKAGDKLEEDDPILILESMKMEIPIMAPADGTLVEILVSEEDAIEEGQTVALFDED; encoded by the coding sequence GTGGCACAAGTTGAAGTGAAAAGTGAGATCACGGGCAAAGTCTGGAAGATTGAGACAAAAGCTGGAGACAAGCTAGAGGAGGATGATCCCATCCTGATCTTAGAGTCCATGAAGATGGAAATTCCGATCATGGCGCCAGCCGATGGAACCCTTGTTGAAATTCTGGTGTCAGAAGAAGACGCCATCGAAGAAGGTCAGACAGTGGCCTTGTTCGACGAAGACTAA
- a CDS encoding FAD-binding protein (Derived by automated computational analysis using gene prediction method: Protein Homology. GO_function: GO:0016491 - oxidoreductase activity [Evidence IEA]; GO_function: GO:0050660 - flavin adenine dinucleotide binding [Evidence IEA]) — protein sequence MSQTKWQNWSGWVKAHPHTFYKPETESELAGLVAGASGPIRVAGSGHSFTPICESNETLFSLEKMSGLISSSEASHTARVFAGSTIRDLGPLLSEQGLGLINQGDIDRQAIAGAVGTGTHGTGKSLKSVSAAVVGFRLVTPSGEIINCSTVENSDVFDAGRVSMGSLGIMSEIDLQCAPAYALEERGGRLSVADLFDTLDGLRDDNRHFEFFWFPFADEVLVKTLNISDVQPKPRKRAPDGQDGPADIAFRKLCEISRFAPFLRRRFQRQMTEQGGSRYAGDAPGRSRWSHDAFPSDRNVRFNEMEYAVPAERGPDCVREVAEHMRSCGENFLFPIEYRYVAADDAWLSPFFEQDSVTISIHQYHKQAYAKLFRGVEQIFRKYDGRPHWGKLHTLAAGDLQALYPKWADFCSVRNRLDPEAKMLNPFLRKIFGVS from the coding sequence ATGTCGCAAACCAAATGGCAGAATTGGTCTGGATGGGTGAAGGCGCACCCCCACACCTTCTATAAACCGGAAACCGAATCCGAACTTGCGGGGCTTGTCGCCGGGGCCAGTGGCCCTATTCGAGTGGCTGGTTCAGGACATTCTTTTACGCCTATCTGTGAAAGCAACGAGACGCTCTTCTCGCTCGAGAAAATGAGCGGACTGATTTCATCGAGTGAAGCATCCCATACTGCCCGAGTTTTTGCTGGTTCGACGATTAGAGATCTTGGTCCCTTGTTGTCTGAACAGGGTTTAGGTCTGATCAATCAGGGTGACATTGACCGGCAGGCGATTGCAGGCGCTGTTGGCACGGGCACCCATGGTACCGGGAAATCACTAAAAAGCGTTTCTGCCGCGGTTGTTGGTTTTCGGCTCGTGACACCCAGTGGAGAGATCATCAACTGCTCGACAGTGGAAAACTCAGATGTTTTTGACGCGGGTCGGGTTTCCATGGGCAGTCTTGGGATCATGTCAGAGATCGACCTGCAATGCGCACCAGCCTATGCGCTGGAAGAGCGAGGAGGACGACTGTCCGTCGCGGATCTCTTCGACACACTTGATGGCCTCCGCGATGACAATCGGCATTTTGAGTTTTTCTGGTTTCCGTTTGCTGACGAAGTTCTGGTGAAGACACTCAATATCTCTGATGTTCAACCAAAACCGCGCAAAAGGGCACCTGATGGACAAGACGGTCCGGCGGATATTGCGTTCAGAAAACTTTGCGAGATCAGTAGGTTTGCTCCCTTCCTGCGTAGACGGTTTCAGCGACAGATGACAGAACAGGGTGGTTCTCGCTACGCCGGTGACGCTCCCGGGCGCTCCCGGTGGTCACATGATGCTTTTCCCAGCGACAGAAATGTGCGCTTCAATGAGATGGAATATGCTGTCCCCGCGGAGCGTGGACCTGATTGTGTTCGGGAGGTCGCTGAGCATATGCGGTCTTGCGGTGAGAATTTTCTATTTCCGATTGAGTACCGCTATGTGGCTGCGGATGATGCGTGGCTCAGTCCCTTCTTCGAACAGGATTCTGTCACGATCTCAATTCACCAATACCACAAACAGGCGTATGCGAAGCTCTTCAGAGGTGTTGAGCAGATATTTCGAAAATATGATGGTCGGCCGCATTGGGGTAAATTGCACACGTTGGCTGCGGGGGACTTGCAGGCGCTCTACCCGAAATGGGCTGATTTCTGTTCTGTCCGGAACCGCTTGGACCCAGAGGCCAAAATGCTGAACCCATTTCTTCGGAAGATATTTGGGGTTTCCTGA
- a CDS encoding DUF1329 domain-containing protein (Derived by automated computational analysis using gene prediction method: Protein Homology.), with protein sequence MKFVTTKGSNKLLAVSLVAGVGLGMAFPAMAGVSESEAARLDGDLTPMGAERAGNAGGTIPAWTGGISSPPAGVTYTIGDHHPDPFADDEVLFTITPENAAEHSDKLTPGHLAILNAYDTYKMNVYPTRRSCAFPEAVYAANRANAVNATLVADGNGVDGALLGTPFPIPQEGVEVVWNHNLRYRGHKLTRQFSAFSPSFGGGFTPIVVRDQVIFTYADPTTEKFADLNNISLKYMQTVVSPARRAGEIILVHDTINQVAGPRNAWSYSPGTRRVRRAPTIAYDNPQSYSDGLQTADNFDLFNGSPDRYQWELLGKQEKYIAYNSYKIGSDALTYEQIAEDRHVDQDLLRYELHRVWAVEGKLNEGQRHIYTRRVKYMDEDSWTMAAAELYDGRGELWRTQEAHIVQYYDVPTCFNGSEIVYDLIVGRYVVQGLKNQEPMINFFADELDESQFTPSGVRAAASR encoded by the coding sequence ATGAAATTTGTAACTACGAAGGGCTCCAACAAGCTGCTGGCGGTGTCGCTGGTTGCCGGTGTGGGTCTTGGAATGGCTTTCCCGGCAATGGCTGGCGTAAGCGAAAGCGAGGCAGCTCGTCTTGACGGTGACCTGACTCCCATGGGCGCCGAGCGCGCAGGCAATGCCGGCGGCACGATCCCTGCGTGGACGGGTGGTATTTCGAGCCCGCCAGCTGGTGTCACCTATACAATTGGTGATCACCATCCCGATCCTTTCGCGGATGACGAAGTTCTTTTCACAATCACGCCAGAGAATGCTGCGGAACATTCAGACAAGCTGACGCCTGGGCATCTGGCCATTTTGAATGCCTATGATACGTACAAAATGAACGTATATCCGACACGGCGTTCATGTGCGTTCCCAGAGGCAGTTTACGCAGCCAACCGAGCAAATGCGGTAAATGCAACGCTTGTTGCCGACGGTAATGGGGTTGATGGCGCACTGTTGGGCACGCCTTTCCCGATCCCACAAGAAGGCGTTGAGGTGGTCTGGAACCACAACTTGCGCTACCGTGGTCATAAGCTCACTCGGCAGTTTTCCGCCTTCTCACCGTCATTTGGTGGAGGGTTCACACCCATCGTGGTTCGCGATCAGGTTATTTTCACCTATGCTGATCCGACAACGGAGAAATTTGCCGACCTTAACAACATTTCGTTGAAGTATATGCAGACGGTCGTTTCTCCAGCACGTCGTGCCGGTGAGATCATTCTTGTACATGACACGATCAATCAGGTTGCCGGGCCTCGTAACGCGTGGTCTTACAGCCCAGGTACCCGCCGTGTGCGTCGAGCTCCAACGATTGCCTATGACAATCCTCAGTCCTATTCGGACGGTCTGCAAACTGCAGACAATTTTGACCTCTTCAATGGGTCGCCGGATCGATATCAGTGGGAGCTTCTGGGCAAACAGGAAAAGTACATTGCCTATAACAGCTATAAGATCGGCTCCGATGCTCTGACTTATGAACAGATCGCGGAGGATCGACATGTCGACCAGGACTTGCTTCGCTATGAACTGCACCGTGTATGGGCAGTCGAAGGCAAGCTGAATGAAGGTCAGCGCCATATTTATACGCGCCGCGTAAAGTATATGGACGAGGATAGCTGGACCATGGCGGCCGCAGAGCTTTATGACGGTCGCGGTGAGTTGTGGCGGACGCAGGAAGCCCACATCGTCCAATATTACGATGTTCCGACCTGCTTCAATGGATCAGAAATTGTGTATGACCTGATCGTAGGCCGGTATGTTGTTCAGGGCCTGAAAAACCAGGAACCCATGATCAACTTCTTTGCGGATGAGCTGGACGAGAGCCAGTTCACTCCATCAGGTGTGCGGGCTGCGGCCAGCCGCTGA
- a CDS encoding tetratricopeptide repeat protein (Derived by automated computational analysis using gene prediction method: Protein Homology.) has protein sequence MTNHRAPRNRAKAAVLSDDKGHMQRLMVGTLAALLLAVAAVGAMISQSGAAEPVAESPAAASEATGHDLYRRGYYEEAIVEWTKAADENGDAGAAFRLGEEYFDAKVVKRDVATAVKYLTLGAEGGDDRAQQDLATMYDNGWGVTADVDKAAYWYLEAAKRGSAVSQYNIATMYETGTGVEKDIEKAYMYYLLAVQGGFPHFATTELENVSRTMTAEQIKEATLMAREFKPLDEETDERDS, from the coding sequence ATGACAAACCATCGCGCGCCTCGAAATCGAGCCAAAGCAGCTGTTCTTTCTGATGACAAAGGGCATATGCAGCGACTTATGGTCGGTACGCTTGCAGCGCTTCTGCTGGCTGTCGCAGCGGTTGGCGCGATGATCTCTCAAAGTGGTGCTGCGGAACCTGTTGCGGAATCTCCGGCTGCCGCGAGTGAGGCAACCGGTCACGATCTATATCGGCGGGGATACTACGAAGAGGCGATCGTGGAGTGGACCAAGGCTGCCGATGAGAATGGTGACGCGGGCGCTGCGTTTCGTCTCGGCGAAGAGTATTTTGACGCTAAGGTTGTGAAACGCGATGTGGCAACGGCCGTCAAATATCTGACGCTTGGAGCTGAAGGTGGCGATGACCGGGCGCAGCAGGACCTCGCGACAATGTACGACAATGGTTGGGGTGTGACGGCTGATGTCGACAAAGCAGCCTACTGGTATTTGGAAGCAGCCAAACGCGGCAGTGCGGTCTCCCAATACAACATTGCTACAATGTATGAGACAGGCACGGGCGTCGAAAAAGACATTGAGAAGGCCTACATGTATTACCTGCTGGCGGTGCAGGGAGGCTTCCCGCACTTCGCGACCACTGAACTGGAAAATGTCTCCCGAACAATGACAGCAGAGCAAATCAAAGAAGCGACCCTTATGGCTCGGGAATTCAAACCGTTGGATGAAGAGACCGATGAGCGCGATAGCTGA